The genomic DNA TATGGCGATCCCTTATATTCCATGAGGCTTCTCCTCCCCCCATCATTACATGATAATAACGCTCAGCATTGACTGCTACAAGTGCATTTTGCTCTGCGCTGAATACTTCTTCATGATCTGTATTGTATTGTGGCATTTTACGCCTGATATTTGCAAGAAGGTTTTCAACTTCCTGCTCACAGGAAGCAGTGAGACCATAACTTCTTGCGGCATAGGAAAATCCTTCTCTTACATCAAACGGTTCAAAACAATCCATTGCCTCCTGTACTGATTTTAATGCAGCAGGATCCGTCTTTTCAAGATACTTGGTTATAGCTTCCATTGATTCCCAAAGACTATAAACATCTAATCCATAAAATCCGACTTTCCCACCCAACGGAAGTTTGGAATTATGCTTACGAAGCCATTCAGCCAAAGCAACGGTTTCCCAATTAGCCCACATCCATGTAGGCCAGCGGTTAAAAGCATGGAATACATCTTTGGCGCTTTCACCGGAACCGGGATATCCTTTTATGTAACGATTTAAACGATAACAATCAGGCCAATCACCCTCCACTGCTATCATTGAGAAATTCTTTTCTGATATCAGCCGCTTGCTTATATGGGTTCTCCAGGTATAATATTCATGCGTACCATGACTTGCCTCTCCCAGTAAAACGTATCGGGCATCACCTATCTCTTCCAAAAGAGCATCAAGATCCGCGGCATTTGCAAGTCGATGAGATACTTTTGCAATTTGATCGGTAAGATCCAGGATATGTGTTTGTTCGATGTGGCTCATATCGCGTTAAGCTTCATTTAACTCTCTGGCTCTGGTGTGCGCTGCTTTTTTTGCAGCTTCAGCCCGTCCTTTAGAACCTTTTGTACGAACAGCTTTGCGGGCAGCTTTGGACCGTTCCGCTGCTGTACGATGTTTGGCAGCTGAATGTGCCTGGCGCGAAAGTGCGGTATGAGAGGCTGCTGAAGCCCTTTCTTTTTTTAACGCCCGGACTCTTGCTCTTGAACGTGTTTTAGAAACCGGTTCATGTTTTTGTCCTTTCTTGTAAGCTTGTTCTGCGCTTTTCCTGGTCTTTTCGGAGGTTTTTCCCTTAGCTGGCGGTTTTAATTTTACTCCTGCCCTTCCTGCTTTAGATAAGCCAATAACTATTGCCTGCCTCGCTGACTTTGCTCCATGTTTTCCTTCACGAATATGATGTATTTCTTCACGGACAAATTCACCGGCTTGTGTGCTGGCAGATCTTCCCTTGCGTCTTGCGCTACGTGCACGTTGGAGGGTTTTCTTTTCTGGCATAACTCTATATTTTTTTACAATTATATTTCAAAATTCAAGCCAGTCTGAATAAAAACAAATTATAGGTTTTTAAATTAATACATCCGCATCAAAAAAATAAAATGAAAAATATATTGGAAAAAAATACTCATTTTGAGAAGTTATATTTACACAGATACTATTAAAAATCAGGAAATACTGATAAAAGTTAACTGGCATAATACTTGTATTATTTAATGCGATGATGTGTTTAGGGGAGGTTTCACTTGTGAAGCCTGAGAATTAAACCCTTTTACTTGAGTCCCCGCCATAAAGCGGGATGAAAGGAAAACACAAAATCATGCATCAGCCCCTGGTAACACAGGGGCTTGATGCTTTATGATATGATAGAACTCTAAATGTCATGAAAATTATAATATTGAACTTTATTTTTAGTTCCTGTGTTTTAATTCTTCTACCTTTTCTTCTTCCTCTTTTTTCGCTTCCTTAGCAATTTTAGGATCAGCTACCACGGCCCCTCCCCTTATTGTGGCCAATAATACAATAGCTGAAGCAATAATAACCAGGTTCTTAATTATGTATTGTCCCTCCAATGTTGGTACAAATGGTATGCTCGTAAAAGTTAGTTCCGGAAACATAAAAAGGGGCATTACAGTACCGATCATTTGCAAAAACAAAAGGATTAAAGTAATGCGCATGAACTTGCCCAAAATAAATCCAATCCCTATAAGGCATTCCCAGGTTGCGAGTATATTAATAGCGGCTTGGGGAGGTAATTTTCCTGATGTAAGGTTTTCAATTGTACGAATTGCCAAACTCTCGGCTGAACTCAGATTGGGAAAGAATTTTAATACTCCAAACCAGAAAAAGATTATCCCAAGCGCTATCCTTAAAAACAGGAGACTGTGAACAGCCATCCATTGTGTGATAATTTTCTCTGAGCGTTTATAGATATCTATAACTTTTTTCATTTTGAAAAAATGCCATAATTATTATTTATATGGTTTTCTTCAAAATGATTGGCATCCTTGACTAAGTGAATTGCTTCGTCATCATATACGGGAGAAAAATCTAAATAGTGTAACCCCACGCCAATGAAAGGTGTTGGAGTGTATAAACAAATAAAATCGTCAACTTCTCTTTTTATTTTTTCTGCTGTTTCTCCCGGTGCGACAGGAACAGCCACAACTATTTTTTTTGGTTTTTTTTGCCTAAGCATTTTTATAGCAGAAAGAATAGTATGACCTGTTGCCACACCGTCATCAATAATAATCACCACCTTATTTTCAAGGCCCACGGGCTTATGATCGCCCATGCATTTTTTATACCTTTCCTTCAGTGATTCACGGATTCGTTTAACTTCACTATCAATATAAGTCTGGTCTACTGAAAATTGATCATCAATAATATAATCTTCCGGGCTTACTGCACCAATGGCAAACTCCGGTTGAAATGGATGTCCAATTTTTTTGGTCATTAAAAGGTCAAGGGGGAAATTATAAGTCTTTGCAATTGGATGTGCAATAGGTATGCCTCCGCGGGGGATTGCCAATATTACAACTTTTTGGTCGCGGTATTTATTTAAATACGGGATCAGCTTTTGAGCCGCATCCTTTCTATCTCTGAAACGGGGGATCATATTATTTTGTTGCCAATACAGGATGGAGATATTTAACAAACCAATTCGTAGCAAGCCTTGCCACTTCATCTAATTTTCCAGGTTCCTCAAATAAATGAGTGGCTCCGTTTACTATTTCCAGTTTTTTTTCACACCGTAGTATATTAAAGGCGTTTTCATTCAATTCAATCACACCTGAATCACGACTGCCAACTATGAGTAAAGTTGGAGCTTTTACTTCTTTTAATGCTTCTTTTGCAAGGTCAGGCCGGCCTCCCCTGGAAACTACTGCCTCAATAGTATTACTCATTTGTGCCGCTGCTTTTAATGCAGAAGCTGCACCTGTACTTGCACCAAAAAAACCAATTTTTGTATTTTGTAATCCGGATCTCTGCCTGGCATTATTTGTAACTACAATAAGACGTTCAGTGATCAGATCTATATTAAATCGATTTTCATATATTTCATCTTCTTTCTCGGTGAGCAAATCAGTAAGTAAAGTGGCGATGCCCTCTTTATTTAAAATTTCAGCAACATGGTTATTTCTTCTGCTAAAACGGCTGCTTCCGCTGCCGTGAGAAAATATTACAAAGGAACTTGCACCGGCTGGCACATGCAGGTTCCCCTTTAAATGTATGTTATTCCCAATTGGAATTGTAATTTCACTTGCTTCCATCTAACTCAAAGCACATTAATTTTATTGGAGTTCAGGTAATGATTTCTTTTCAGCGCAGAATTTATTTTATGCTTCACGTCCTGAACGTTTGTGGAAAAAGCTGAAACCACATTAATATTATTGGTAACTCCCGTTACTCCCACTATATCCTCTGCCAACAGTTTCGCTTTGGATTTTTGATATGCCCATTCAACTTCCCCGCTCAGCGTTACCCAGCCATCTTTCACCTCCACATTTATTTTATCTTCTTTAACAGAACTGTTCCACTTAATAGAATCAAAGACTGTCTTTTTAATTTCAGCATCGGATCTTTTGGAAACGCCGGGAATACTGATTTTTAGATCATTGCTCACATCAACATTAATCTTCGAACAATTTATCCTGACATCCCATTTTAACTCATCTTCGATGTCTTTTCGTATTTTTGGATCAGTTTTCATAAGTATTAAATTATTTGATTATTATTTCCTGTTATATTTTATTGTGTCTTGTTTGCAATAGTCCATATAGGAACAGCATTTAGCCATTTCGCTTCCGCAGCAATTAAAATTAATTATGCAGCCTTCATCCATTTTCCCGTGATGATATTTCATTTCTTTCTTATATCCATCATGGTAACCTTTCATATGATGTCCTTTATGCATCATGTGCATTCCATATTTGCAGCACATGGCAATACAACATGCGCCTATACAAACCAATGTGAGTAAACCAGCTATAATGAAAAACCAGGAAGCCCCTTTGTAAAGATTACCAAGGTTCTCCTGCTTGGTCTGAATGAGTAATTTTATTCCTGCATATATTACAAGAAGAGCGAGGGAAGTTGCAACTAATAATGTAGCCATTTTCAAGTTTTTTTATTATTTGTTTGTGAACCGATATTTTTAGGATTATACGAAATTCTTTTTTCAACCTTTCCGGTTTTTCGTTGAATCGTCAGTGAACCATTTACATCTTTGGCTTCTTTACGGGCCTCCTTTACAGCCTCCTGTTTAGTATGAAAAATCTTTTCAACAGCAGCCCTGCCCTCTACCTTAATAGCCCATTCATTTTCATAAGGAATGACAATCCTATCCTGGCCATGTTGTTTAACATCAGTGATTCTTGACTTTTCAGGATTTTCAAATTTTTTACCATGTTCAGCAGCCCAATCTTTAGCCCTGCTGATAGCAGTAGCAATGGCAATTCCTTCTTCCATTTTTCCTTCCTCAAGTAAGGCATTACCAATTTCAATAGCTTTATTCCGAACTTCTTCCGGGAGGTTCTTCATGGAATTGGGATAATTTGTTTTTGTCCAGGGCATTTTATTCTGATTTATTTTTTTTGTCCTTTTCTTCGGCTATTACACCATCCTTATTGATACATTCACCTTCTTTCAGAATTACTTTAGTACCATTGGATTTTATTATTGTTCCATCTGTTTGGATTTTAGTGCCATTAGCGAGTATTACATCTGTTGTTACAGGATTTCCCTGATGCATTATTACTTTCTTTCCATCCTTCATTTTAGCACAGTATTTATCAGGATGATTTTTTGTATCACCCGCAAATACATTAACCGAAAGAATTGAAACAATGATTAAAGCGATTACCTTTTTCATAAATTTTAATTTAAAGTTATTTTTTGTACAGTCCTGTTAATTCACCTTCAGCAAGAATATGATCTTCCATAGCTTTCAATAATGCACTCTTATCTGTACCTGGTGAAAGGTTAAGTTTTGTATCCAATGCATATACTCTGAAATGGTAATGATGCGTACCGGAAGGCGGACAAGGCCCGGTATATTTATTTTCACCTTTACTATTTTTACCCTGAATGCCAGGCATGCTGTTTTCTTCTATATTTTCTCTTACCGGAATATCCCACATTAACCAATGGTCGAAAGTGCCATTAGGAGCATCCGGATCGTCCATTATAAGTGCGAGTGATTTAGTTTCTACCGGAATATCCTTAATTGTTAAGGCAGGATTAACATTTGTTCCGTCACAGGTATATTTAGATGGAATAGAATTATTATTTGTAAAGACCGGGCTTTCGATTGTTAAAGTTTTAGTTGCTACTGTTGCCATAATTATTAAGATTAAAGTTTTCATTATTATATTAAATTAGCTGTATCATTTAGCACTGCTTGTTTTCTTATCAGGATTTGTTTTTAACCCCCATAATTCAACACGCGCTTTTTTGTCTTTAGCGTTTGCTACGGTTTTATATATGAACGAGACCTTTTTTATGCTTCGTTCACCTCCGGTTAACTGCACCACACGGGTTTCGCCAGGAGCTTTAATTTCCTGACCTATAATCACGCTTTGTTTATCACCGGTTTCGAAGTGAATATCAAAAGAAGTTAAATGAATGGATGCATCATTGACTTTAATTTTGATAAATGCGAACCGATCAGCACCCATCACAGCGATTTCATCTGTTTCAGTTTTAAAATTAACGGTGGTTTCACCTATTTTATGCCATCCGCTCTTGTCGCTTGTCACTATAGCTGGCTTTTGACTGTAAATTCCGGAATAACTTCCTACAATAAGAAGTGATAGTAATATTAATTTTTTCATGGTTTTTGTTTTTAGATTATTATTAAGTTTAAGAAGCTGGGGGTTTTTCACTCCCGGGCTGTTCACATTTTTTCAGGAAACTGTAATTTGCTTTTTGGGGGCTGAAACTGTTACTTCTTTTTTGGGAATGGTAATCTGAAGCATACCATTATCATATTTTGCATTGATATTACTTTCATTTACATTCTCCGGTAAGGTGAAAGTTCTGCAAAAACTATTGTAGGAAAATTCCCTGCGTTTGTAGTTCCTGTCATCCTGTTTTTTTTCTTCCTCTTTTTCTGCGCTGATAGTTAAAACGCCATTTTCAATGTCTACATCAAAGTCGTCTCTTTTCATGCCGGGAACAGATAGATCAAGCCTGAATTCTTTGTTAGTCTCAGTGATGTTAGCAGGAGGAGGAGTACTCATACCACCGTCAAAAAAATCATCATCGAAATCAAACAAACGACGTGGGCTAAAAAATCTATTGCTAAGAAAATCATTTCTGAGAGAAGGAAATAAGCCACCATTTCCATTTCTTCTTTTTTTTGTTAATTGTGTCATAATTTTAATTTTTAAATTTAAAGTGTTTATATTTTTTTGAATTTATTTTTAACAACTGCAAATGCAGAAAAAATTATGCCAGTTATATCTTTGAAGTTCTATTTTCAAAAAAATTATATCTTGTGGCTATAATCCGAGAAATAAATTTCCCACTTTGAGAAAACGAGGCGTTAATAATAAATACAAATTGGGCTCTTACTCGCAAAGGCTTTGGAAAAGTTGCACCCATTAACAGAGGGCATCGTCCCGCGTAAAATGTCTATAGAAAAACAGGATTCGGCTATTAATATTTCACCATCAATCGAATTATAGTATTCTGAGTATGTAACGATATTATCTTTGTCTTATTCAAAAAAATCATATGTCCGAAAACAAAGTAAAATTACATAGAGTTCTTAAAGCAACTCCCGAAAAAGTATATCGTGCCTTCGTTGAAGCCAATGCTCTTGCCAGTTGGCTTCCGCCTTATGGATTTACATGTATTGTTCATGAAATGGATGCGCGCGTGGAAGGTAGTTATAAAATGTCCTTTATCAATTTTTCCACCGGCAATAGTCATTCCTTTGCCGGAAAGTTTTTGGAAATAAAACCCAATGAGTTCTTAAAGTACACCGATAAATTTGACGACCCTAATTTGCCCGGAGAAATGATTACTTCGGTTTGGCTCAAAAAGGTTTCTGTCGGTACTGAACTTAAAGTCATTCAGGAAAATATTCCTTCTGCTATACCTGCAGAAATGTGCTATTTAGGTTGGCAGGAGTCGTTAGAAAAACTGGCGAAATTAGTTGAGCCGGAAATTCCGGACGCTTAAAATAGCACTGAGAATCTTTCACTTAGCAAACAGCGGCAAGGAAAAGCCGAGAATTAACAGCCCGGCTTTTTTGCTTGGATTAAACGTCATATTTTCATTTCGTTAATCAAGCGTTTCATCATGCACAATCTTTGTAGCAGGAGAACTGGACAAGCAACTTTATGAATAATTTCTATATAAGTTCCAGGAAGAAAAAGCCAGCGTTGAAAAAAGCATTTACTCTGTAAGTGGTGAAAATAATCTTATCAGCCTTGTCAACTATGCCAAAGGTTGCGGGAATATATTGGAGCTTTGGAACGCAGGAAATTATGAGCAGAAACAGAGGCTGCAATCATTTTTGTTTTCTAAAGGATTGGTGTACGGCAAATCAGACAATAGCTGTTTTTCCTCAACTTTAGGTAAGTGGTCGATCGCCTCAAAAAAACATGAAGAGCAATCAATTTTTCAAGCATCAATAAGTTTTGACTTTTAAAAGTTGCTGTACGGCGATTTTCTTTCCTCTTTAAACTAATATTTCAGGCAAGCGGGATTTGCACTAATATTTTTGGCATATATTTTAGTGTTATTGAAATGTCGGGCATTGACATATTGGGGTTTAATTGTCTTTTAAATCAACATTTAATATTATTATGAAAAAACATACAAGCACATCTGAAAAAAATAAACGCGGACAAGCTCCTGTTAAACCCGAAAAGGATATTCCGGCAAAACCCGATAAAAATCCTGACCCTACGAAACGTAAACCAGGAGTAAATGAACCTGAAAAGATTGATCCAACACGCATTGAAGAACCCGAAAAATCCGATCCAACGCGAATTAATCCATCTCCAACTAAACCGGAAACGCCCTAAAATATTATCCGCGTATTAAAATATCAACACTATGAAATATATTGTTTTAACAGGTAGAATTTTTTATTCATTGATTTTTCTTATGACTGTAATGAGTCATTTCACGGATAAGGCGGTCGAATATGCCGCTTCCAATGGAGTACCTGTCGCTTCAGCATTAGTACCCTTATCAGGAATTATTGCCATCATTGGAGCAATAAGCATTATACTCGGTTATAAAGCAAAATGGGGCGCATGGCTAATAGTTATATTCCTTATTCCTGTTACTTTTTATATGCACGCATTCTGGAAAGAAACAGACCCTATGCAAACGCAAATGCAAATGGCCAACTTCATGAAAAATATTTCTATGCTTGGAGCCGCTTTACTTATTATATATTTTGGTTCCGGACCTTTAAGCATAGATGAAAAGAATTAAAATCTAAAAACAGACAAAAAATCTCAATCGTGAGTAGCAAAAGTATTAAAGATAAACATTACAACCTCTCACAGGTTTGATTGTTGAAAGACTGGAATACATTTAAGGAAAAGAGGCAATAAACGTACTATTGCATTTGAGAACACTTTTAAATTAAACAAAACCGCTTCATCAAATAATCCATTTTTAGCACAATTCCAGCATTGCTAAAATAGTTTAACTAATTTGCAGTTATATTATAATCTGCGAATATAAATTACTATATTTGCAATGTTAAAAAAGCGTTATGGACATTAATCAATACAAATCTGGTACATACAAAAACCAGTATAACTACAAAAGCTTTTCACCGGAACCAATTAATCATTCCTGGCTGGTAAGTGATGCTAAAGTAAGCCAACTGCTGAGCGAAGCCGACAGGAAATTGGGAGAGTTGAATGCTTTTTCCATGTTAATACCTGACGTGAATTTCTTTATCCGTATGCACATCACCAAAGAAGCTACCCAAAGCAGTAAGATAGAAGGAACCCAAACTACCATCGAAGAAGCGTTTCAAAGCGAGGAGCAAATCAAACCCGAAAAACGGGACGATTGGAAAGAAGTACATAATTATATTGATGCAATGAATTATGCCATTGCTCAATTGGATAAATTACCCTTAAGCAACCGCTTATTTAAACAGACACATAAAAAGCTTTTAAAGGGTGTGCGGGGTAAACATAAATTACCCGGTGAATTTCGTTCCTCTCAAAACTGGATTGGCGGGGCATCATTAAATGATGCGGTATATATACCACCGCACCATAATGAAGTCTCTTATTTAATGAGTGATCTTGAAAAATTTTTGAATAATCCCCAGCTGGAAGTACCCCACCTCATTCGCATAGGAATTGCTCATTACCAGTTTGAATCCATTCACCCCTTTTTAGACGGTAATGGCAGGTTAGGGAGATTGATGATCACTCTTTATTTGGTAAGCAATAAGATTCTTCATAAACCATCCTTGTATTTATCGGATTTTTTTGAGCGAAACCGAAGCTATTATTACGATAACCTCACAACAGTGAGAACAAACAATAATCTTGTTCAGTGGCTTAAATTTTTTTTAGTAGGCGTTATGGAAACAGCACAAAATTCCATCGAAACATTTAATGCTATTATTAAACTAAGGCAGGAAGTAGAAGAAAAGAAAATAATCCAAATGGGTAAACGGGCTCCATTGGCAAAAGAGCTGCTAAATTACTTATATAGCAAACCATTGATTGATACTATCGAAGTGGCCAAAGTATTAAAGATAAATATTGCAACTTCTCACCGGCTGATTGATGAATTTGAAAGATTGCATATACTGAAAGAAAAAACTGGTTATAAACGTAACAGGGTATTTATATTTGAAAAATATATTGATCTGTTTCAAACTAAGCATAAATAAAAAACAACATGAAGCATCACCAATTTTAGCAATTCGCCAAAGGCAAAGTTGTACAAGATGCTAAAAGCAACAATAAATACAGTGACCTATACGTGTATCATTCAAAGAACAGGCCGGGGTTTCTCCAATCGTTGTAACTTCCTATCTGTCAGTGTTTTTAAAGGAAAAGGGGAAACGGGATACCAGATGATTTATCTGAATATCCCGTTTTGTAGCGGGAGGGAGATTCGAACTCCCGACCTCAGGGTTATGAATCCTGCGCTCTCACCAACTGAGCTACCCCGCCGGCTATTTATTAAACTATTTTTACTTATCCTCAAACTTCGCCGGTCCGACTTGGACGGGACAGTTATTAATCCTGCTCCACCACCTTAGGCGAATACCCCCATCTGTAAATTCTTAATTATCCGTCCAATAGCGGGGGGCAAAGATAGCAGATTATTCTTTTTTTCATTTCCCTTACTTTATTATTTAAAAAAATGAATTAAATATTTGGTTGATTGTATTTTTTTATATATTGCCCTCCGAATTCAGATTCAAACTAAGATGGCTAAGAAGGCTTCAAAAACACCAAAAAAAATAAAAAAGGCGAAACCCGCTAAATCTGCTGCAAAAAACAAAAAAAAGGTTGCCGGACAGAAAAAAACAGCCGGATCAGCCAAGCCTAAAAAGGCTGCTAAACCTATCATTAAGAAAACAAAGTCTGCCATGACCAAAAAGGTTAAAATACCAATTGCTAAAGTTAAAACTATAGATATTAAGGTAAAGGCCGCCAAGCCTGTAGAAAATACTTCATCAAAGCCGACAGTTCAATTCAGCAAGGAAAGAGTTCCGCTTCCTCCGGAACTTATTAAGCAGAAAAGAGCTCCCCGGGTGCCAAAAGTTAAAAAGATGAAACAGGAATTCATTCCTTTTAACCCTATTCAACCGGTAAGTTCTACCGGTAAACCTGTTAATACATCTAAAAAGGAACCTAAGGGAAAATTTGAACTGGAATATGTTATCAGATGTTCTCAAACCTTATTATATGAGTTCATTACTTCGCCCAGCGGGCTATCTGAATGGTTTGCGGATGATGTAAATATCCGGGATGGCATCTATACCTTTATTTGGGATGGCAGCCAGCAGCAGGCGCGCCTGTTAGCCTTAAAAGAAGATGCGTTCGTACGTTACCAATGGGTTGACAAAGCTGATGGAAGTTATTTTGAATTCCGCATACAGATCGATGAATTAACAGGTGATGTTTCACTTATAATCGTCGATTTTGCCGATAGCGATGATGAAAAAGAAAGTTCAAAACTACTATGGGACGCCCAGGTTGATAAACTCATGAAAACCATCGGCTCACACGGCTGATAAAGAAATCATCGCATACAAACCCTGATGAAGTGAATTTTCCGCGCCTGAAAGATCTTTTCAAAAAAAACATTTTCTTTCTCCTCCCCTATTTTATATTTCTTATTGCCGGTGCAATCCTTGTTTTCCTTTCAAATAAGGATAAACTCCACCTATACTTTAACAGTTACCACAATGAACTGGCTAATGGTGCGTTTTATTACTTAACATTTCTTGGCGATGGCTGGACCGCCCTCTGCATTGCCATTGCCCTGTTATTTATCCGCTATCGCTACTCTGTTATTATTGTATTAAGTTACTTACTTAGTTCAGCAACTGTTCAGATCCTCAAACGCTTTATTTTTAATGATCATATCCGACCGGCACTTTTTTTTAAAAATAATCCCGACTTATATCTTGTACCCGGTGTTGATAACAATATTTTTCATAGCTTTCCGTCGGGACACAGCACAACCGCCTTTGCCGTTTACTTCGGCCTCGCGCTTTTCATACCAAACAAATGGCTGAAGTTTTGCCTGTTTATATTAGCTCTATTGATCGCCTTGTCAAGGGTCTATTTATCACAACATTTTTTCGAGGATATTTACGCAGGCTCAGTTATCGGCGTTGCTTCAACATTAATAATATATTCTTTACTTAACCAAAGCAAACAGGAAAAAGGCTTAGACAAATCACTTATTTAAAAAAGTAAGGCGTTGAGGACAAACAATTTTTCCGGTTAGCAACCCTTTCTTTGGAGAAGGTCAGGATGAGGCCAATCTTTTTTATCTTTAACACCATGTCAACTATAGCCCTGACCCGTAAAACCGATCTCTACGAAACAGCCATTTTACGTTTACTATCCGGAATGCCATATGGCCATATGGATCTCACTTTACCCGGCGGACAAACCATTGCAATTGGCGATGGAAGCGGCGGGATAACTGCCAACATAACAATAAAGAACAATGATTTTTTCAAACGCTGTGTATTGTATGGTGATATTGGTTTTGGTGAATCATATATTGCGGGTGATTGGGAAACCGGCAGTGTAAGCAATGTCATCAAATGGTTTTTGCTGAACATAGAACATACGCCTGGTGCATCAGGCAGTAAAATAAAAACATGGGGAATAAATACACTAAAGCTGTTTAATAAA from Bacteroidota bacterium includes the following:
- a CDS encoding phosphatase PAP2 family protein, translating into MNFPRLKDLFKKNIFFLLPYFIFLIAGAILVFLSNKDKLHLYFNSYHNELANGAFYYLTFLGDGWTALCIAIALLFIRYRYSVIIVLSYLLSSATVQILKRFIFNDHIRPALFFKNNPDLYLVPGVDNNIFHSFPSGHSTTAFAVYFGLALFIPNKWLKFCLFILALLIALSRVYLSQHFFEDIYAGSVIGVASTLIIYSLLNQSKQEKGLDKSLI